Below is a window of Agathobacter rectalis ATCC 33656 DNA.
TTCTAGTTGGTTTATTTTATCCTTTTCGTATGGGATATGCCCTTTTAAAACCTCTTTTTTTATGTAGCTGTAAGTATATTTTTCTCCCTTTACAGAGAGCATGACAAGCAGATACTCAAGCATTGCTTTTGTATCGGGATGAATCATGTAGTGATCCACGCTTTTTTCATAGTATTCCAGTGCACTTTTGTCGGTGTACTTTTCTTTCTGATAGTTTTTTGAGGCGCTTACACGGTCTATAAACATCTCGCAGACATACCTTATGGGCATTTTCATGCCCTCCATTTTTGTATGTGTTTTATCGTCCCCCGGCTTTGAAACAGCATAGTCAATCCAGTACTCCAGGTGATGCTTATTGCGTCCCTTGTGATGAAGCCACGCAGATGAATAGCCCCTGTCGGCTCTCTCCGCATTATTCGGGCTCATATACCCCTTGTAATACCTGCAGCCGACGAGAAACTCAGTCGGTGAATATTTTGACATGTCATGAAGAAGTCCCTGTTTATAAAGCCCTATCCTAAAGCACCCCTGCATGACTAAAATCTTATGATGTGTAATTGTTATAAAATGTCTTATTGCTTTCATATGTCTATCTGCCTATGAGGATGTATACCGACTGCGGTGAGACATCTGCATACTGCTGGTTTTCACACAGCACCGGAGTGTCATAAAACGGTTCTTTGAGCGTAGAATCGCAGACTGCATACCATTTCATTCCTTTCTTTAGCTTAGGAAGAGCT
It encodes the following:
- a CDS encoding DUF5662 family protein, producing the protein MKAIRHFITITHHKILVMQGCFRIGLYKQGLLHDMSKYSPTEFLVGCRYYKGYMSPNNAERADRGYSSAWLHHKGRNKHHLEYWIDYAVSKPGDDKTHTKMEGMKMPIRYVCEMFIDRVSASKNYQKEKYTDKSALEYYEKSVDHYMIHPDTKAMLEYLLVMLSVKGEKYTYSYIKKEVLKGHIPYEKDKINQLEQGLHV